AGATGTGATTGCAGGAGTAATAACAGCTCCTGCTGGAAGTACAATCTCCGGGCTGATATTGCTAAGATCGATATTGCTTCCGCTTTCGATGGTTACCGTAACGGTTTTGTTTACTTCATCGATTACGCCTTCAGTTCCTTCAACCGAGAAACTCTGTATTTTAACATCGGCATCCAGGTTTAGCGTGCTTGTGTAATCCTCTTCGCAGGAAGAAAATAATCCGGCAGAAAAGGTCACCAGTATTATATATATCAAATATTTTTTCATTTCAAATTCAATTAAATGTTTAAACTACTACCAACCAGAATTTTGTTTATACAAACCTTTGCTAAAATCAATTTGGTTTTGTGGAATGGCAAAGTACTCATGCTTTCCTTCTGTAAAATGACCATCTTTCAGGTATTCCCTTTTGGTTTTTTCTTCAGCAAAATAGCTATTGATATAATCTCCGGCTATTCCCCAACGTACCAAATCAAAGAAACGAATTCCCTCCATGGCCAATTCAAGCCTTCTTTCCCAGCGCAAAGCCTGACGGGCAAATTCCTGGGTCCAGTCGCAATTTTCGCCCGGTTTGTAAATGTCCATTTTGTAGTTTGAGCTTGGGTTGCCATCACCCATTTTCAACATACCTGCGCTATTGATTGCTCGTTGCCGAATCTCATTGATAATCGGCAGTGCTTCATCCTGGCGTCCCAGTTCAATTAATGCTTCAGCTTTCCATAGTAACACGTCGGCAAAACGAATAATGTCGGTATTTTTCGAGCTTGCCATAAACGGCGGTACTTTCTGAAAACAAGCGCAATCAGGCGATTGGTTTTCTTTCAGTGAAGAGAAATGCCCATAAATCTGTGTTGCCCTGGCCCAGTCTTTCTGATAGATAAAATTGGGGTCGTATTTCCAGGGGTGCCCCGGAATGGCAACGGTATGATCTAATCGCACATCAAAAGAATTGTTGTAAAAATCAGCGCCTTCAAGAACATCCGAGTCGTTAAATGTATCGAACTGAGGTAAACCTTTCCCGTCGGTTTTAAACGAGTTAACCAGGTTCTGTGTCGGGATATGGAACCAGCAACAGCCGTACTCCGGGTTCATTGGGTAATTCAGCATATTTCCCCAATCTAAACGCCCTTTTGGTGTTCCGTCGTCCACCGAACGCTGAATAGAAAAAACAGATTCTGTACTTCCATCGTCGTGGCTCCAAAGAAAGTTGTAACCAAAATCTGAAAACAAGGCGTAATGTGCCGATACTTCATCAACAAGGCTGACAACTTCCTGTAATTTTGATGAATTGATACTGGTTACTGAATTATCTTCGCCCTGTTCGTAAGCCTGATATAATTTTGTTTTAGCCAGGTATGCTTTGGCAGCATATTTATTAGGTCTTCCCTTATCGCTTTGTGATTCAGGAAGGTTACTGGCTGCAAAAGCAAATTCGGCAGCAATTTTATCCCACAATTCCTGGTCCGAAAATTCGCGGTTCGATACTTCGTTATAAGCATCGCCAACCACTGTTTCATCAATCCACGGAATGTATTTAAACATGGTTTTTAATATGAAATAATGATGTGCCCTTAAAAAACGCATTTCTGCCTGGCGTTCAGTTTTCTCAGGATACTCATCTTCTGAAAGCTGGTTAATAACTTTCAAGGCTTCGTTTGCACGGCCAACGCCCACATATAACCGGTACCATTTCTGGTCAACAAGTGGGTTATCGGTTGTATTAAAGGCAAAAAGTTCCATAAAATTGAATTCCCAGATATCACCGGTTCCGCCACCGCCTTTGTAAGAATCTCCACTGGTATTGTCGGCATATGGCCAAAGCGAATTGGGTGCAGTGTAGTGGTCGTTGCCAAGCTCAGCATAAGCGGCAATTACCATTCCTTCAGCATTCTCTGGGGTTAGAAGCTGGTCGTTGCTGATGATGCTCTTTGGAGGCATCTCAAGAAAGGAATCAGAACAGGAAATTAAAAAACCTGCTGCTATGATTGCTAATATTATTATTGTTTTATTCTTCATGATTATCTTGTTTTAGAAAGTTACATTAACACCGATAGTATAACTTGCCGGAATTGGGTAGGCAAATCCGGGCGATTCAGGATCAACACCTGTAAACTGGTTGCTACCTTTTGTATCTTTTATTGTAAACAGGTTTTGTCCTTGCAGGTAAATCCGTGCAGATGATAGTTTAGCTTTATCAATAAAGTTCTTTGGAAGGTTATAACCCAACTGTAAATTTCTTAATTTCAGATACGAACCGTTCTCAATAAAATAGGTTGAACCCCGGTTTTCATTGTTGGTATCTGTAAGTGTTAACATCGGTATAGTAGAACCTGTATTGGTTGGCGTCCAGGCATCCAATGTTCTTGTACCAAAGTTTGTTCCCTGCCAGATGGATGTAAAGTCGGTGAGGTGTTTAAATTCGTTGTAAACATCGGCCCCATAAATTCCCTGAAAGAAAATATTTAAATCAAAGTTCTTATACGAAAAACTAGTGTTTAATCCGTATTCAAAATCAGGGTTCGGATCACCAATCCATGTCCTGTCCAGTGCATCAACAACACCATCGGGTTCATAAACGAAATTACCATCGGCATCTAATCCGCCGATATCTTTGTAACGAAGTCTGCCAACTCCTTTACCGGTTTGATCGGCATGCGCATCCACCTCGTCCTGGTTCTGGAAAATTCCATCAGCAATGTATCCAAAGTGTACCAAATCGGAATGTCCGATTACTGTTTTGTTGGTCCCCGGGTCACCTGGATATCCGGTAAGAACCTCATCGGGTAAATAGGTTACTTTCCGTTTATACGATGATATATTTGCGGCTAAGTCCATACTTAAGCCACTTGCGAAATCTTTCCGGTAACCTATAACAAATTCCCACCCTTTATTTTCAAGTGTGGCACCGTTTACCCACTGGTTTCCACCTTCACCTTTTGCTGCAAGATAAGGCGGTTCAATCAGAATATCTTTTGTTTCCTTGAAGAAATAATCGACATTTCCGTAAATGGCCTGTTCAAATAAACCAAAGTCGATACCGAGGTTTGTCTGGTTGGCTTCTTCCCATTTGAGTAGTGGATTTCCCTCACGGATTTTTCTGAATCCGGAAGGTAGCGTACCAGTATCCATTCCCATAATATCATAAGCTGTTCCAGAATCGAAAACCCATGTAGGATCAACACCATAATCGGTACGATATATTGAATAAATGGCTTCGTTGCTAATTTGCTGATTCCCGGTAATCCCCCAACCGGCTCTTAATTTCAGGTTTGAAACTGAAGAAACCGACTCCATAAAGTTTTCTTCGCTGATTCTCCAGCCTAAAGAAAAGGCAGGGAAGATTCCGTACAAATTATCTTTACCAAAACGTGAAGAACCGTCGCGGCGAAGTGTTGCAGAAAGCAAATATTTTGAATCAAATACATAGTTGGCTTTTGCAAAAACAGAAAACAATGAGTTGCCTGATCCACCACCTCCGTTTAATACTTTTTCAGTTCCTGCATCAAGATACATGTAGTCAGGGTCTTCCAGAACAAAACCTTCGCGGCTTGCCCAGAACCATTCATCTTCATACTTAATGGCTTCAGTACCTGCAACCACATCGAGGCTGTGTTTTTCTTTTTCAATCTTGTAATTCAAAGTATTGGTCCAGGTCCACGATAAATTGTGCGACTGTGAGGTGGTTGTACGGTTAATGTCGCTAATTAAAAAGCCCGACTCATAACTATAATCCATTTTACGTCGGTAGGTCTGGGTATAATCCACACCATAACTGGTCCTGAAATGCAACCCTTTCATTAATTCCAGATCGGCATAAATATTTCCAAATATTCGTGCTGATTTGCCTTTGTTTTGTTTGTTCTGTTCGATTAAACGAACCGGATTGTGCCGGTCTGTCATACCGGGAGCAGGGCCTCCCCAACCACCATCAACAGAATGTACCGGAACTACGGGCTGTTGCACCAATGCCAGATACATTACATCGCCGGTTGGGATTTCTGCATTGTAGATTTTTGAAACATTCAGGTTTTCTCCCACTTTTAATTTACCATCCCAAAAATTATAATCGGAATTTAAACGTGCGGTAATTTTATTCGAATTGGTTTCTTTGATAATCCCGTCGTGGTTGTAATAATTCAACGACAGAAGTGAACTTCCTCTCTCATTTCCGTTAGAGATTGTGAGGTTATACGATTGAATGAGTGAAGTTTGGGAAATTTCGTCGTACCATCGAGTATCAGCCGGACGCATGGTTTGGGCCGGATCGATGTATTCAGGTAATAAAATTCTGTCGAGCACTGCATTGTCGCCATCCGTGTGCCAGTCGTATTTATAAATACTTGAAGTTGGAGTCAGCCCGTCGTTGATGGCAGCCTGCCAGTTTACATATCCACGGTCATAGGTATTCAACACGTCGAGTTTTGATGTATATTGCTGAACGGTGGCATAAGAGCTGAATTCAACTTTGGTAACTCCTTCTTTCCCTTTTTTAGTGGTGATAAGAATTACGCCGTTGTTTGCCCGCGCACCATAAATACTGGCAGCTGATGCATCTTTTAATACCTGCATCGATTCGATGTCGTTGGGATTAAGTTGCTCAATTCCCCCTGTTGTAGGTACACCATCAATAATATACAGAGGATCGTTACTTCCTCCGCCCATGGTACTACCACCCCTGATCCGAACGGTGGCGTATGATCCAGGATTACCATCGGTAGTTACATAAAGTCCGGCTACCCGGCCTTGCAACGCTTTAACAGCGTTACCGGTTGGCGTTTCCTTCACTTCATCCATTTCAACAACACTGATAGCACCTGTTAAATCAGCTTTTTTCTGAGTTTGATAGCCCGTTACAACAATTTGTTCCAAACCAACTGCTTCTTCATGCAATTGTACATTAATTGTTGTTTGACCGCCTATCGCAATTTCCTGCGTGTTCATACCTACAAAACTGAATACAAGTGTTGCATCATCTGAAACAGAAATAGTATAATCTCCATCGATACTGGTGACAGTTCCGTTTGTTGTTCCTTTTTCAACAATAGTAACTCCGGGCAAACTTTCTCCATTAGAGTCGGTCACTTTCCCGGTAACAGTGGCCTGCTGAGCAAACGACACTGTTGAAAGCAAACTCAAAAGGACAATAAGTATCCCTTTGCCTGCTTTTTTAAATTTGAATAGTTTCATCATAATTAGATAAAATTAATTAGATTTTGTATAATTTGTTTCTCACTTACACTGAAAGATCAGCTAATATTGAATTGATTTCTTTCATATCGTAGTTCGGAGTTGCTCCGGTTTTTGTGGCTACAAAGGCGCCGGTTGCGCATGCAAATGCTAAAGCTTCATCAGGGGTTTTACCATTTATAAGCGAAGAAATTAAACCGGCCAGAAATGCGTCTCCGGCTCCAACAGTATCAACTGCATTTACCTTAAATCCCTGATGCTCATAAAATTCACCTTCGCAGTACAAAATAGCTCCGTCTTCACCTTTTGTTATACACACCATCTTTATGTTGTATTGTGAAGCAAACCATTTAATCAAGCTTTTCTCGTCGTATTTATGTTTGTTGTACCAGTTTGCAAAAATGACTAATTCATCATCGTTCATTTTTACTATGTCGGTGTCCCTAAGTAGTAACTCAACTACGTCCTGATTATCATACGGTTTACGAAAGTTGACATCCATTAACTTTAGCCCTTCATAAGTAAGCAAGCGTGTTATTGTTTGCCGAGTAATCGGATTACGCGATGCAAGTGTACCGTAAATAAGAAGGCCTGCATCCCTTGCTTTCTCCATTAGGCTGTCGGTAAGTTTAATGTTATCCCATGCAACCGGTTCACATATTTCGTATGTAGCGTTGTTATTTTCATCCAAGTGAACAAGAACTTCGCTGGTTGGCAAGTATTCATCTTCCTGAATTAACGAAGTACCAAGCCCGGATTCATTCAAAAAAGCTTTCAATTCTTTTCCTTCATTGTCATTCCCGATACTGCTTGCAATGGCAACATCCATTCCGATAGCATTCAGGTGAAGCGCTACGTTCATTGGTGCCCCGCCGGGTTTAGCTCCCGAAGGTAGCCTGTCCCAAAGCACTTCACCAATGCACAATATTTCCTTGTTTTTAATTTTCATGATTAGTTTCTTTTATTGTAATATGATGAGTATTAGTTTCTTTTCATTTTCATCTCAACCTGAATTTCCTCCAGCGATTTCCCCTTGGTTTCAGGAAGAACTTTCCATGCAAAAAAGAAATGGAATACCATCATAATTGCAAAAAAACCAAAGGAGACTCCACCGCCAACTGCATTGTTTAAAACCGGAAATCCCCATATCAATGCCGCGGCAAAAATCCAATGGGTAAAACTTCCCA
Above is a genomic segment from uncultured Draconibacterium sp. containing:
- a CDS encoding RagB/SusD family nutrient uptake outer membrane protein, coding for MKNKTIIILAIIAAGFLISCSDSFLEMPPKSIISNDQLLTPENAEGMVIAAYAELGNDHYTAPNSLWPYADNTSGDSYKGGGGTGDIWEFNFMELFAFNTTDNPLVDQKWYRLYVGVGRANEALKVINQLSEDEYPEKTERQAEMRFLRAHHYFILKTMFKYIPWIDETVVGDAYNEVSNREFSDQELWDKIAAEFAFAASNLPESQSDKGRPNKYAAKAYLAKTKLYQAYEQGEDNSVTSINSSKLQEVVSLVDEVSAHYALFSDFGYNFLWSHDDGSTESVFSIQRSVDDGTPKGRLDWGNMLNYPMNPEYGCCWFHIPTQNLVNSFKTDGKGLPQFDTFNDSDVLEGADFYNNSFDVRLDHTVAIPGHPWKYDPNFIYQKDWARATQIYGHFSSLKENQSPDCACFQKVPPFMASSKNTDIIRFADVLLWKAEALIELGRQDEALPIINEIRQRAINSAGMLKMGDGNPSSNYKMDIYKPGENCDWTQEFARQALRWERRLELAMEGIRFFDLVRWGIAGDYINSYFAEEKTKREYLKDGHFTEGKHEYFAIPQNQIDFSKGLYKQNSGW
- a CDS encoding TonB-dependent receptor; translated protein: MMKLFKFKKAGKGILIVLLSLLSTVSFAQQATVTGKVTDSNGESLPGVTIVEKGTTNGTVTSIDGDYTISVSDDATLVFSFVGMNTQEIAIGGQTTINVQLHEEAVGLEQIVVTGYQTQKKADLTGAISVVEMDEVKETPTGNAVKALQGRVAGLYVTTDGNPGSYATVRIRGGSTMGGGSNDPLYIIDGVPTTGGIEQLNPNDIESMQVLKDASAASIYGARANNGVILITTKKGKEGVTKVEFSSYATVQQYTSKLDVLNTYDRGYVNWQAAINDGLTPTSSIYKYDWHTDGDNAVLDRILLPEYIDPAQTMRPADTRWYDEISQTSLIQSYNLTISNGNERGSSLLSLNYYNHDGIIKETNSNKITARLNSDYNFWDGKLKVGENLNVSKIYNAEIPTGDVMYLALVQQPVVPVHSVDGGWGGPAPGMTDRHNPVRLIEQNKQNKGKSARIFGNIYADLELMKGLHFRTSYGVDYTQTYRRKMDYSYESGFLISDINRTTTSQSHNLSWTWTNTLNYKIEKEKHSLDVVAGTEAIKYEDEWFWASREGFVLEDPDYMYLDAGTEKVLNGGGGSGNSLFSVFAKANYVFDSKYLLSATLRRDGSSRFGKDNLYGIFPAFSLGWRISEENFMESVSSVSNLKLRAGWGITGNQQISNEAIYSIYRTDYGVDPTWVFDSGTAYDIMGMDTGTLPSGFRKIREGNPLLKWEEANQTNLGIDFGLFEQAIYGNVDYFFKETKDILIEPPYLAAKGEGGNQWVNGATLENKGWEFVIGYRKDFASGLSMDLAANISSYKRKVTYLPDEVLTGYPGDPGTNKTVIGHSDLVHFGYIADGIFQNQDEVDAHADQTGKGVGRLRYKDIGGLDADGNFVYEPDGVVDALDRTWIGDPNPDFEYGLNTSFSYKNFDLNIFFQGIYGADVYNEFKHLTDFTSIWQGTNFGTRTLDAWTPTNTGSTIPMLTLTDTNNENRGSTYFIENGSYLKLRNLQLGYNLPKNFIDKAKLSSARIYLQGQNLFTIKDTKGSNQFTGVDPESPGFAYPIPASYTIGVNVTF
- a CDS encoding carbohydrate kinase produces the protein MKIKNKEILCIGEVLWDRLPSGAKPGGAPMNVALHLNAIGMDVAIASSIGNDNEGKELKAFLNESGLGTSLIQEDEYLPTSEVLVHLDENNNATYEICEPVAWDNIKLTDSLMEKARDAGLLIYGTLASRNPITRQTITRLLTYEGLKLMDVNFRKPYDNQDVVELLLRDTDIVKMNDDELVIFANWYNKHKYDEKSLIKWFASQYNIKMVCITKGEDGAILYCEGEFYEHQGFKVNAVDTVGAGDAFLAGLISSLINGKTPDEALAFACATGAFVATKTGATPNYDMKEINSILADLSV